One window from the genome of Dermacentor silvarum isolate Dsil-2018 chromosome 5, BIME_Dsil_1.4, whole genome shotgun sequence encodes:
- the LOC125945746 gene encoding zinc finger protein 133-like — translation MYTSTDVKGVLRRQCRYENSCECDGYTRSLTDGGQPGAPYQAAWCAYCGHSPVNHVRLGPSQPSTSAATLTAQGEAPANLATGSSAQSLCNIDEENEPSLATTQRAERPGGRNETGNIALSQQASTSETSTSETQVEKELRSLTGQHVCSQCGFFCTAFSTFASHTKTHRGVNVMFVCSMCNSHFAYLTHYQQHHKVCRKKWTDQSNLRQKSCSNEEEAYCGGSAEIEEDN, via the exons ATGTACACTTCGACTGATGTAAAGGGTGTTTTGAGGAGACAGTGCCGTTATGAGAACTCATGCGAGTGCGACGGCTACACGAGATCGCTCACGGACGGCGGACAGCCGGGCGCGCCGTATCAAGCGGCATGGTGCGCGTACTGCGGACATAGCCCCGTGAACCACGTCCGACTAG GGCCGAGTCAACCATCAACATCCGCAGCAACACTGACAGCTCAAGGAGAAGCACCTGCAAACCTCGCTACTG GTTCCAGTGCACAAAGTCTGTGCAACATTGACGAGGAGAATGAGCCAAGTTTGGCCACTACCCAGCGTGCAGAGAGACCAGGAG GGAGAAATGAAACTGGAAACATCGCCTTGTCACAGCAAGCGAGTACATCTGAGACAAGTACATCTGAGACACAAGTGGAAAAGGAACTGCGTTCTCTGACTGGGCAGCATGTATGTTCTCAGTGTGGCTTCTTTTGCACTGCATTCAGCACATTTGCTAGCCACACAAAAACCCACCGAGGTGTAAATGTGATGTTTGTTTGCTCAATGTGCAACTCTCACTTTGCTTACCTGACACACTACCAGCAGCATCATAAGGTGTGCCGAAAAAAGTGGACAGATCAGAGCAATCTAAGGCAAAAAAGTTGCAGCAATGAGGAAGAAG